A stretch of DNA from Prinia subflava isolate CZ2003 ecotype Zambia chromosome 9, Cam_Psub_1.2, whole genome shotgun sequence:
TTTGTGCACAGATTTTACATTATGTATTTctgagaaaggaaattaaatttttgcTTAGGAACCTTCATTAACTAAGCAGCTGATTCCCAATATAATAGTTTCAGGGTCTGACCGTGGGATATTTTGTAGTCTGTTATATTTATTGGTTCCTGAGCAGAATTGTGACTAGTCCCTATAGTAAATCACCCATACTAGTCTGATACCTACAAGAAGTTAAGTTTACTAATTCATGTAGAACCGTGATGTTTTGTATCCCGGGGTTAGAGTTCATCTCTTACACcctgttttaagaaaaacagaGGACCCATGATGGTCagtgaaaagtattttcaagGTAGGTCTGGTAAATACATGtaatatttgcatttgtttcTCTGGTTCCCCTGTTCTCCATCGCAGCAATCACCACAGATACATGGAGCACTGCAGTGTGTGGAGCTGCCTGATCAGAGAACTCTTCTAACAGATCTTTATTAACTGTAGTTTATCTGTTGCAGGGGCAAAGAAGAAAGCTGCGTGCCCAGGACTTGGTCTGTTTTACACCATACTGTCTGCCTTCCTTTTCTCAGTGGCCTctttattccttaaaaaaatagaagatgTACATTCAGTGGAAGTGAGTGCATTTCGATGTGTTTTCCAAATGGCATTTGTTCTTCCTGGTTTAATATACTACAAGTAAGTGTAAAACATGTTTAAATTTAAAGTTATTTCTTAAAACTAGATCTAGAATTATCACTCACTTAAATACGATTGCATTGTTATTTTAGTTTGGACTTCAGCTGCATTATTTTAGATTAGTTGATAGTTTCGTAATATGATTCAGAAAACCTTAGAACCTTTGACTCTGAATGGTAGAGGCTTCTACTAGGATTATTTTCTCAAATGCTTTGATTTCCACAAAGGAGTGATCTTAAAAAAACAAGGTAATTTGTAGATACTCTTGGGTAATTTTGAAGGTGAAAAATTAATCACTAGAAGAACAGGTTCTGGACTCTGAATGTGATTGGGGGGGTCATGATGGAAATAGATTGGTTTGTGATCAGACAGTTAAGAATATTTGGGTATTAAACTCCCTTGTCTAGAAAGGTGTGTACCGTACTTGAATATGTTTGGATGATAGTCATGGAATAAGCAAGACAGTGACATTAATGtgacatttctgtttttcagaacagGGTTTTTGGGACCAAAAGgtaaaagaatttttcttttcttccgAGGATTCCTTGGCTCTACTGCAATGGTTCTTCTCTACTACGCTTACCAAGTCATGCCACTAGCTGATGCCACTGTTATAACTTTCACCAGTCCTGTTTTCACATCGTTGCTGGCATGGATCTTTCTCAAAGAGAAATACAGCCTTTGGGATCTCCTGTTTACTCTCTTTGCAGTCACTGGAGTGATTCTTATTGCCAGACCACCGTTTCTGTTTGGCTCCCGTGTTACGGGCATTGAAGGCAGTTACTCAGATCACCTTAAAGGAACTATAGCAGCAATTGCAAGCACAGTATCAGCAGCTTCCACTATTGTTATACTAAGGAAGGTGGGAAAATCTGTGCACTATTTTTTGTCAATCTGGTATTACGCAGTCATTGGGTTAATTGGATGTGTTATAGCATTGTTTGTTTTGAATGAATGGCGTTTACCACACTGTGGCAGAGACAGGGTTTTTCTGATATTAATAGGTGTGTTAGGGTTGGGGGGTCAGATATTTCTCACAAAAGCATTACAGATAGAGAAAGCTGGACCTGTATCAATAATGAGAACAATGGATGTGgtgtttgctttcattttacaAGTTCTTTTTCTCAATCATCTACCAACTTGGTGGACTGTGGGTGGTGCCCTTTGTGTAGTAGCCAGTAGTTCAGGAACAGCCATCCGTAAGTGGAGACACAGTGTGAAAAAAGCTAAAGAGGGGGAAATCTAACAATACAAACACAAATTCATTGCAGAAACAAGCAACCTTGAAAGATATAtaaatacaatatttatttttatttattttgaatatcCTGTTTACTAAATTGTAGTACCAAATTCTATCCAGTAAAATaacttgacttttttttttaaccagaatTGAAGATATTTTAGCAATTGATGAGGTATATACTTTCCTTTCTTATATTTAGGCGTGTTAATATGGGCAGTAGAAAGATACTTAAAAGTTGTTGCTTTCTTTCAAAAGTGGactatatttattttcctaaagtTCCTGACTCTTCACTTAGactctttctttatttttcagagcGGTGGAAATAAGTCTCCCAAACGTAATACTGTTCTGTGCTTGATTACCACAGGGATTGCAGTACAAAAGTTAGAAGGGAATGAAGAGCTGATAATCCTTAAACAACCAGCTTTTATAGACTAGATAAAGCTTGTACTTCTATAAGCTTtctaattattattttgcaaAAAACAGATGCCAAATGCGgatttaatttgaatttgaattcTAAAAGAACAAAAGCCATTTCATTTTTCCAAGTAATGTCAAGAGAAAATTAACTCGTGAAAATTGCCTATCagctttggttttttaaaaaaaggatttcaaaTGTTTGCACTTACTTCTCATAGTGAAACAACATAATCAcccttttttttcaaaagtgatTTTCCCTATAAACATGTCTTTAGTTGCTGCAGTCTCAGTGATGAGAGACAACAGTTAATTCTATACCACACATAAATTAGCTCTTCTGGTGTGGAATGCTGCGCTGTAGCTGCACTTTTCTTTATTCTATGCAAAAGATTATATTTTTTAGGTATTTATATAGGTTATATTTAATGCTGCTTACGTCCCTTTTTAGATTCTTCTATACAAAAGTTCTTTATGAGACCAGGTTTGAGTCTCCTTTGCCTTCATAAACTTAGGAGGTTTTACATTAAAGCTTTTGCCTGTTTCCTAAGAATGTACAAGAGCACAATGTAATTGTAGTTTCACAGAAAATGGAGGTTGGCCAAGGTCATACAGAGATTCTGCAGAAGAGGTTTGAGGAAAGCTTGGTGGAGGGTGATGCTAGGAGTACACATCACATTCAGGCATCCACACTGCATCAGACAGTGCTAGTGGGCAACTTCAGTCCCACTTCACACTGGCTCTTTTAAGTCCGTATTTATCACTTCTCTTGCATATCTTCTCACTTTTGTAGGCTTTATCTTGAATGCAACAAACactaaagaaaaatacttttattactGACTTTGGTGTTCTTCACATTTCAGGTGGACTAAATATTTAGTATCAGGAAGTGGGATTTTCCCAAGCTGAACATTACATACTTCTGGGTCTTGTCTCAGTAAAGTTCAAAGAAAAGTTTAACTTAAATCTTTATTTGGTCCTTTGTATCATGAGGAGGTTTTCAGACTTACGAGGAGGTCACTTGCTCACCTATCATGTAGTACAGTTACCCAGCTGTTTGCTGGACATTTTGTTCTGAGGGAATCTGTGACAGTATCAAAAGCTCTGCTGAAGTCCAGAAAGATTACAAGTCCTGGCTTTCCTAGATTGACTAGGTGGGCTACCCTGTAGCAGGAGGAAATCAGCTTTGACAATCAATACTTGCCATTGATGAAGCGGTGCTGGCTGGGACCAATGATTGAGCTGTCCTCTAGGTGTTTATCATTACCTCacagaaaaaccttttccatGTATCTGGATGTGAGGAGCTGTCTTTGTCCAAGTTTCTGTAGATAAAACCTGCACCCTGAATCTGAATGTGTTTATGGATATGAGAAAATTTTCATCCACCACTTCAGTGGTAGAATTTGTTCAGCTGTctgttctctgcttttcctgaatGATGAAGCTCAGCTACTGCTGAAAAGGTCAGGAAACTGCTTTACTATCTCTTAAAAGCCTCACATAATAATAAAATTCCAGTTTGGCACACTTTTTACTTAATACTTGAAACTGTGAACTGGGATTGATTTTCTGCTGCTTAACCATTACTGCCATTGAGGAACAGCTttcaggggagggaaggaaaacagactgCATTTTTTACTGCTTCACTTCATGTGTAATATGCATGAGTTTGAATTGCAAATTAATAAAGGTGTGGTTCCAAAGCAGTTCAGATTGATGCAAACTTGGATTGTCAGCTAGCCCTGCTCTCTCCTCGTGGCTCAATGCTTATGTGGTTATGTGATGAGCTACCCCTGGGAGCTGATCCAGTACATATCTTTTTAAGGTTGATGGAGAGGGCAAAACCAGAGTAGCCTTAACCTGATGACAGTATAAAAACATTAGGAAGTAGAATTAGTTGAGAGTTTGAATTACAGCACATGAATGATGCTTTGTCAGTACAGAATACAAATTGTATGGAAGCTTACATTGAAAACCATCTTTAGTTCGTATGATTTCAATGAATCTTGTTTACACTTAGTGGAGAAGAACAGGTTAGTGAAGAAAGTATTGTCTTCTTGCCCTTAACACATAAGTAAATGTAGAAAATATGCTACATGATGAGAAACCAACATCTAGGTATATGTTTCTTGTGCCAAAACCCCCAgatgattgattttttttctttgttcaaaCATACAGGGTTTCCTTATGGCTTCATCTGCTTATTTCCTCTTGCTGTTCATAAACCTTGCTAAATATTTAAGTTGTTAAAATAATAGTGTAAACCAGATCCTGTGTTGGAGGATGTATGTTTTGGAACATTGTTTTGATTGATCTTTTAGGGAACTGTTTAACTGGAATGAGAATGAAGAGCTTGACTAGGACTTCTCTATCCATAAAGCATGACGAGCTAGTTTCTCTAATTGGTTTTTCTAAAGATGTTGGGTATGAAAGACATTTAAGCTTTAAGTTCCTCAGCCACCTCagtttaaattttctttttcctctcaaattTAAGCTGAAAACCTAAATATTAGTTGCAAGACTTAAAGATAATGAAACTACAAAAGTGTGGATACCATGAAATGCTGGagtttttttactgaaaatatttcttaaaatttctgtCAGGATGATATAACTTTTCTTCAAAGCATAACA
This window harbors:
- the SLC35G1 gene encoding LOW QUALITY PROTEIN: solute carrier family 35 member G1 (The sequence of the model RefSeq protein was modified relative to this genomic sequence to represent the inferred CDS: inserted 2 bases in 1 codon), with protein sequence MRRRAGVAGSRGXPPGASRQPRVLMVLCQGGEGDAAPAAGGQEPVVPPGREDGPGAEQPRLCPAPGVEAAGAEERRACGCCSGMSWPFCCEAPGAKKKAACPGLGLFYTILSAFLFSVASLFLKKIEDVHSVEVSAFRCVFQMAFVLPGLIYYKTGFLGPKGKRIFLFFRGFLGSTAMVLLYYAYQVMPLADATVITFTSPVFTSLLAWIFLKEKYSLWDLLFTLFAVTGVILIARPPFLFGSRVTGIEGSYSDHLKGTIAAIASTVSAASTIVILRKVGKSVHYFLSIWYYAVIGLIGCVIALFVLNEWRLPHCGRDRVFLILIGVLGLGGQIFLTKALQIEKAGPVSIMRTMDVVFAFILQVLFLNHLPTWWTVGGALCVVASSSGTAIRKWRHSVKKAKEGEI